The following coding sequences lie in one Frigoribacterium sp. SL97 genomic window:
- a CDS encoding sensor histidine kinase, which produces MLLGLPAHLAPTALGDSVSRACHAIAATVLAAAAALLLTKQAATPDLLLWPALVSLLPMVVLLVVVERTRSTTAHLAYLIVGTAALYWYAVTLFSQVAAVQASDAFSLSLPKIALIMVGSTAVGPRRGLLWAAAGYAAGELATQLATWHTGASLRLDVTALLAFVLVAVVTGHAEASRGRARSAQPRLHRSALEQQVQGIRVDIEQQAAALVHDTILGHLAAVATSRPGPLAPDTARSIAADLELLVGRDWLSPGSVPSEAAVTAADGWEASRLHAAVEQSRSGGLEVAVTGDVSAVGRLDPVTGDALGLAVAQCLVNVSRHSGVDRAELVVFGDGTDLTVMVIDDGVGFDTAAVAPDRLGLTASVEGRLTRVHGHVQVWSSPGSGTSIVLRVPFAAGAPVVGDVATEDGVPA; this is translated from the coding sequence ATGCTGCTCGGCCTCCCTGCCCACCTGGCGCCGACGGCGCTCGGCGACTCGGTGTCGAGGGCCTGCCACGCGATCGCGGCCACCGTCCTCGCGGCGGCGGCTGCCCTCCTGCTCACGAAACAGGCCGCCACGCCCGATCTGTTGCTCTGGCCCGCTCTGGTCTCGCTCCTCCCGATGGTCGTCCTGCTCGTCGTGGTCGAGCGCACGCGGTCCACGACGGCCCACCTCGCCTACCTGATCGTCGGGACCGCCGCTCTCTACTGGTACGCCGTCACCCTCTTCTCGCAGGTCGCGGCGGTGCAGGCGTCGGACGCGTTCTCGCTCTCGTTGCCCAAGATCGCCCTCATCATGGTCGGCAGCACCGCCGTCGGGCCCCGCCGGGGTCTCCTCTGGGCAGCGGCGGGTTACGCGGCCGGCGAGCTCGCCACGCAGCTGGCGACCTGGCACACAGGGGCCTCCCTGCGGCTCGACGTGACCGCCCTGCTGGCCTTCGTCCTGGTCGCGGTGGTGACCGGTCACGCCGAGGCGTCGCGGGGACGCGCGCGGTCGGCTCAGCCGCGGCTGCACCGGTCCGCACTCGAGCAGCAGGTGCAGGGCATCCGTGTCGACATCGAGCAGCAGGCCGCGGCCCTCGTCCACGACACGATCCTCGGACACCTCGCGGCCGTGGCCACCTCCCGCCCCGGTCCTCTGGCGCCCGACACCGCGCGGTCGATCGCGGCCGATCTCGAGCTCCTCGTGGGGCGCGACTGGCTCTCACCGGGGTCGGTGCCCTCCGAGGCCGCCGTGACGGCCGCCGACGGCTGGGAGGCCAGCCGACTGCACGCGGCCGTCGAGCAGTCGCGATCGGGCGGCCTCGAGGTGGCCGTGACCGGCGACGTCTCGGCCGTGGGTCGCCTCGACCCCGTCACCGGGGACGCCCTCGGCCTGGCGGTCGCACAGTGCCTCGTGAACGTGAGCCGCCACAGCGGGGTCGACCGGGCCGAGCTCGTCGTCTTCGGCGACGGCACCGACCTCACCGTGATGGTGATCGACGACGGAGTCGGCTTCGACACGGCGGCGGTGGCCCCCGACCGTCTCGGACTGACGGCGTCGGTCGAGGGCCGTCTCACACGCGTCCACGGTCACGTGCAGGTCTGGTCGTCCCCCGGCAGCGGGACGTCGATCGTCCTGCGGGTCCCGTTCGCCGCCGGGGCGCCGGTGGTCGGCGACGTCGCCACCGAGGACGGGGTGCCCGCGTGA
- a CDS encoding Rv2578c family radical SAM protein: MRWSEQAVDTENASALPGLARLNNLITSVTTPEFAGVTFHEVVAKSALNRVPGGDSALPFGWTINPYRGCSHACVYCFARPTHEYLDLDGGDDFDRQIVVKVNVAEVLARELHRPTWQHHPVALGTNTDPYQRAEGRYRLMPGIIAALADSGTPFSILTKGTLLRRDLPLLAEAAQHVPVDLAMSIAVHDDDLQQSVEPGTPTTAARLATVSAARELGLSCSVFMMPVLPYLTDGLDHLHAALAAVRDSGASSVMYSALHLKPGVKEWWFAWLEREHPELVGKYRALYAQGTYAPTGYRSWLAARLRPLLREYGLEKGQADPATGSMRSAALDDSARSLRLMGLNGTGAAPVAGTGGLAGIPDLTVGAGAGAGDSAVPRALIAHELPGGARSQPRLF; the protein is encoded by the coding sequence ATGCGATGGTCCGAGCAAGCGGTCGACACCGAGAACGCCTCGGCGCTGCCCGGTCTGGCGCGATTGAACAACCTGATCACCTCCGTCACGACGCCCGAGTTCGCGGGGGTGACGTTCCACGAGGTGGTCGCGAAGAGTGCCCTCAACCGTGTGCCGGGGGGTGACTCGGCCCTCCCTTTCGGGTGGACGATCAATCCCTACCGGGGCTGCAGCCACGCGTGCGTGTACTGCTTCGCCCGCCCCACCCACGAGTACCTCGACCTCGACGGCGGCGACGACTTCGACCGGCAGATCGTCGTCAAGGTCAACGTCGCCGAAGTGCTCGCGCGTGAGCTGCACCGCCCCACCTGGCAGCACCACCCGGTCGCGCTCGGCACGAACACCGATCCCTACCAACGCGCCGAGGGCCGGTACCGGCTCATGCCCGGCATCATCGCCGCCCTCGCCGACTCGGGCACGCCCTTCAGCATCCTGACCAAGGGCACGTTGCTGCGGCGCGACCTGCCCCTGCTCGCCGAGGCGGCGCAGCACGTGCCCGTCGACCTGGCCATGTCGATCGCCGTCCACGACGACGACCTGCAGCAGTCGGTCGAGCCGGGCACGCCGACGACGGCGGCCCGCCTGGCCACCGTCTCCGCGGCCCGAGAGCTGGGGCTGTCCTGCTCGGTGTTCATGATGCCCGTGCTGCCGTACCTCACCGACGGCCTCGACCACCTGCACGCCGCGCTCGCCGCCGTCCGCGACTCAGGCGCGTCGAGCGTCATGTACAGCGCCCTGCACCTCAAGCCCGGGGTCAAAGAGTGGTGGTTCGCCTGGCTCGAGCGTGAGCACCCCGAACTCGTGGGCAAGTACCGTGCGCTCTACGCCCAGGGCACCTACGCCCCGACGGGGTACCGCTCCTGGCTGGCCGCCCGGCTACGGCCCCTGCTGCGCGAGTACGGCCTCGAGAAAGGGCAGGCCGACCCGGCCACGGGGTCGATGCGTTCCGCCGCACTCGACGACAGCGCGCGTTCCCTCCGACTGATGGGCCTCAACGGCACCGGCGCGGCCCCTGTCGCCGGGACGGGCGGCCTGGCGGGCATCCCCGACCTGACCGTCGGTGCCGGTGCCGGTGCCGGTGACTCCGCGGTCCCGCGCGCCCTCATCGCCCACGAACTGCCGGGCGGGGCCCGATCACAGCCGCGACTGTTCTGA
- a CDS encoding malate:quinone oxidoreductase — MTDAKKPVDVALIGAGIMSATLGAMIKQLEPSWTIQIYEALGDVALESSNPWNNAGTGHSALCELNYTPERSDGTIDTSSAVKVNEQFQVSRQFWSFLVAEGALPQPDAFINSTPHMSFVWGEKNVEYLRKRHEALREHPLFQGLEFSTDASVIRSWAPVLIPGRAKGQPIAATRIAAGTDVDFGSLTRLLLTYLQGEGAILEVDHRVTNLTKLADGTWRVALRKQVGGTPTTVDARFVFVGAGGGALHLLQKSGIDEIKGFGGFPVSGEFLRCDDPAIVGKHQAKVYGKAAVGSPPMSVPHLDTRVVDGQASLMFGPYAGFSPKFLKHGSMFDLFASIRAHNLYPMIRAGLANLSLVKYLVGQLAASKQTKFEALREFMPDADPKDWYRITAGQRVQVIKKDRKKGGVLQFGTEVITAGDGTIAGLLGASPGASTAVPIMLSVLERCFPDRIAAWKPRLNAMIPTYGDDLSSDERRAASTIGATAEALHIHA; from the coding sequence GTGACCGATGCGAAGAAGCCCGTCGACGTAGCCCTCATCGGGGCAGGCATCATGAGTGCCACCCTCGGTGCCATGATCAAACAGCTCGAGCCGAGTTGGACGATCCAGATCTACGAGGCGCTGGGCGACGTCGCCCTCGAGTCGAGCAACCCCTGGAACAACGCGGGCACGGGCCACTCCGCCCTCTGCGAGCTCAACTACACGCCCGAGCGCTCCGACGGCACCATCGACACGTCGAGCGCCGTCAAGGTCAACGAGCAGTTCCAGGTGTCGCGGCAGTTCTGGTCGTTCCTCGTGGCCGAGGGGGCCTTGCCCCAGCCGGACGCCTTCATCAACTCGACCCCGCACATGAGCTTCGTCTGGGGCGAGAAGAACGTCGAGTACCTCCGCAAGCGCCACGAGGCCCTGCGCGAGCACCCGCTGTTCCAGGGGCTCGAGTTCAGCACCGACGCGTCCGTCATCCGGTCGTGGGCACCGGTCCTCATCCCGGGACGGGCGAAGGGGCAGCCGATCGCGGCGACGCGCATCGCCGCCGGCACGGACGTCGACTTCGGGTCCCTCACGCGCCTCCTCCTCACCTACCTGCAGGGCGAGGGGGCGATCCTCGAGGTCGACCACCGCGTCACGAACCTCACGAAGCTCGCCGACGGCACGTGGCGGGTGGCCCTCCGCAAGCAGGTCGGTGGCACGCCGACGACCGTCGACGCGCGCTTCGTCTTCGTCGGTGCCGGTGGGGGAGCGCTGCACCTGCTGCAGAAGTCGGGCATCGACGAGATCAAGGGCTTCGGCGGGTTCCCGGTCAGCGGTGAGTTCCTCCGTTGCGACGATCCCGCGATCGTCGGCAAGCACCAGGCCAAGGTCTACGGCAAGGCCGCCGTCGGCTCGCCCCCGATGTCCGTGCCGCACCTCGACACGCGCGTCGTCGACGGGCAGGCCAGCCTGATGTTCGGGCCCTACGCCGGTTTCAGCCCGAAGTTCCTCAAGCACGGCTCGATGTTCGACCTCTTCGCGTCGATCCGTGCCCACAACCTCTACCCGATGATCCGGGCCGGGCTCGCCAACCTCTCGCTCGTGAAGTACCTCGTGGGGCAACTGGCGGCGAGCAAGCAGACCAAGTTCGAGGCGCTGCGCGAGTTCATGCCCGACGCCGACCCGAAGGACTGGTACCGCATCACGGCCGGTCAGCGGGTGCAGGTCATCAAGAAGGACCGCAAGAAGGGCGGGGTGCTGCAGTTCGGCACCGAGGTCATCACGGCGGGCGACGGCACCATCGCAGGCCTGCTCGGTGCGTCCCCCGGGGCGTCCACGGCCGTGCCGATCATGCTCAGCGTGCTCGAGCGGTGCTTCCCCGACCGCATCGCGGCGTGGAAGCCCCGGCTCAACGCCATGATCCCCACGTACGGCGACGACCTCTCGTCCGACGAACGCCGGGCCGCGTCGACCATCGGGGCGACCGCCGAGGCGTTGCACATCCACGCCTGA
- a CDS encoding aspartate-semialdehyde dehydrogenase, with translation MAEGLRVGVIGATGQVGKVMRTLLDERDFPIAEIRFFATARSAGTTLPFRGVDIVVEDVETADPAGLDIALFSAGATGSRAHAPRFAAAGALVIDNSSAWRMDPEVPLVVSEVNPHALREAVKGIVANPNCTTMAAMPVLKVLDTEATLQRLIVSTYQAVSGSGLAGADELLQQTRAAIEGDTIGLVHDGRAVDLPEPVTYVRPIAFDVIPLAGSIVDDGTNETDEEKKLRNESRKILERPDLLVSGTCVRVPVFTGHSLSINAEFASDITAERAEELLRDAPGVVLTDVPTPLEAAGADPSFVGRIRHDEGVPGHRGLAFFISNDNLRKGAALNAVQIAELVAAERAVA, from the coding sequence ATGGCCGAAGGACTGCGCGTCGGCGTGATCGGCGCGACCGGACAGGTCGGCAAGGTCATGCGCACGCTGCTCGACGAGCGCGACTTCCCGATCGCCGAGATCCGCTTCTTCGCCACCGCCCGGTCGGCGGGCACGACCCTGCCGTTCCGCGGTGTCGACATCGTGGTCGAGGACGTCGAGACGGCCGACCCCGCGGGTCTCGACATCGCCCTCTTCTCGGCGGGCGCGACGGGCTCGCGGGCCCACGCGCCACGGTTCGCCGCGGCCGGGGCACTGGTCATCGACAACTCGAGCGCCTGGCGCATGGACCCCGAGGTGCCCCTGGTGGTCAGCGAGGTCAACCCCCACGCCCTCCGCGAGGCGGTCAAGGGCATCGTCGCCAACCCCAACTGCACGACCATGGCGGCCATGCCCGTGCTGAAGGTGCTCGACACCGAGGCCACCCTGCAGCGCCTGATCGTCAGCACCTACCAGGCGGTGTCGGGCAGTGGACTCGCCGGCGCCGACGAGCTGCTGCAGCAGACCCGTGCCGCGATCGAGGGCGACACCATCGGCCTCGTGCACGACGGTCGCGCGGTCGACCTGCCCGAGCCGGTCACGTACGTCCGTCCCATCGCCTTCGACGTCATCCCGCTCGCGGGCAGCATCGTGGACGACGGCACGAACGAGACCGACGAAGAGAAGAAGCTGCGCAACGAGAGCCGCAAGATCCTCGAGCGCCCCGACCTGCTGGTCAGCGGCACGTGCGTCCGGGTGCCGGTCTTCACGGGGCACTCGCTCTCGATCAACGCCGAGTTCGCCTCGGACATCACGGCGGAGCGCGCGGAAGAACTCCTGCGCGACGCCCCCGGGGTGGTCCTCACCGACGTCCCGACCCCGCTCGAGGCGGCGGGAGCCGACCCCAGCTTCGTCGGCCGCATCCGGCACGACGAGGGCGTCCCCGGTCACCGTGGGCTCGCGTTCTTCATCAGCAACGACAACCTCCGCAAGGGTGCGGCGCTCAACGCCGTGCAGATCGCCGAGCTCGTCGCCGCCGAACGCGCCGTCGCCTGA
- a CDS encoding aspartate kinase — MSLIVQKFGGSSVADAESIKRVAKRIVETRKAGNDVVVAVSAMGDTTDELLDLANEVSPLPGGRELDMLLTAGERISMALLAMAIRSLGVEARSYTGSQAGMITDAQHGKARIVDVTPGRVRDALDAGYVAIVAGFQGFNRSTGDITTLGRGGSDTTAVALAAALDADVCEIYTDVDGVFTADPRVVPKARKLDRVTSEEMLELAAAGSKVLYIRAVEYARRHGVTLHVRSSFNNNEGTLVVNPKEGENVEEPIISGVAGDLSEGKITVVGVPDVPGKAAQIFRTVAKTGANIDMIVQNVSAASTSRTDISFTLPKSEGAVVLQALESDRAEIGFESLQYDDQIGKLALVGAGMRTNAGVSARLFTALFEAGINIEMISTSEIRISVVTRADTLNDALRVVHSAFGLDAEVDAVVHGGTGR, encoded by the coding sequence GTGAGCTTGATCGTGCAGAAATTCGGCGGGTCGTCCGTCGCCGATGCCGAGAGCATCAAGCGCGTCGCCAAGCGCATCGTCGAGACGCGGAAGGCCGGCAACGACGTCGTCGTGGCCGTCAGCGCGATGGGCGACACCACCGACGAACTGCTCGACCTGGCCAACGAGGTCAGCCCGCTGCCCGGCGGTCGCGAGCTCGACATGCTGCTCACCGCGGGCGAGCGCATCAGCATGGCCCTGCTCGCCATGGCGATCCGCAGCCTGGGCGTCGAGGCCCGCTCGTACACGGGCAGCCAGGCCGGCATGATCACCGACGCCCAGCACGGCAAGGCCCGCATCGTCGACGTGACGCCCGGACGGGTGCGTGACGCGCTCGACGCCGGGTACGTGGCGATCGTCGCCGGCTTCCAGGGGTTCAACCGGTCCACGGGCGACATCACGACCCTCGGTCGCGGCGGCTCCGACACGACCGCCGTCGCCCTCGCCGCGGCGCTCGACGCCGACGTGTGCGAGATCTACACCGACGTCGACGGCGTCTTCACGGCCGACCCCCGCGTCGTGCCCAAGGCCCGCAAGCTCGACCGCGTCACGAGCGAAGAGATGCTCGAGCTCGCCGCCGCCGGGTCGAAGGTGCTCTACATCCGTGCCGTCGAGTACGCCCGGCGTCACGGGGTCACCCTGCACGTCCGCTCGTCGTTCAACAACAACGAGGGCACGCTCGTCGTCAACCCGAAAGAGGGAGAGAACGTGGAAGAACCCATCATCAGCGGGGTCGCGGGCGACCTCAGCGAGGGCAAGATCACCGTCGTCGGCGTCCCCGACGTCCCGGGCAAGGCCGCCCAGATCTTCCGCACGGTCGCCAAGACCGGCGCCAACATCGACATGATCGTGCAGAACGTGTCGGCGGCGTCGACCAGCCGCACCGACATCTCGTTCACCCTGCCGAAGTCCGAGGGTGCCGTCGTGCTCCAGGCCCTCGAGTCCGACCGGGCCGAGATCGGCTTCGAGTCCCTGCAGTACGACGACCAGATCGGCAAGCTGGCCCTCGTCGGCGCGGGCATGCGCACCAACGCCGGCGTCTCGGCGCGGCTGTTCACGGCCCTCTTCGAGGCCGGAATCAACATCGAGATGATCTCGACCAGCGAGATCCGCATCTCGGTGGTCACGCGGGCCGACACCCTGAACGACGCCCTACGCGTCGTCCACTCGGCCTTCGGCCTCGACGCCGAGGTCGACGCCGTCGTCCACGGCGGCACCGGCCGCTGA
- a CDS encoding DUF1206 domain-containing protein, with product MPDTTDQARGAASRLQDSRALTTAARVGFAMNGLLHVVIGVIALGVAFGGGGEADQGGALGQFASRPGGVFLLWLIVVGLWGLGLFQLLEAALVRGTDKDAWAERAKEGGKGVAYLAVGFTAFTFARGSSSDSSGQTQTLSARLLSAPGGVVLLVVVALAIVAIGAYFVVKGVKQKFREDLTLPGGAAGRGTVALGVTGYVAKGIALGVVGVLFAVAAVTSDPSEATGLDGALKALAALPFGVVVLTAVALGLMAYGVYCAVRARRARL from the coding sequence ATGCCCGACACCACCGACCAGGCCCGCGGCGCCGCCAGCCGCCTCCAGGACAGCCGCGCCCTCACGACCGCCGCCCGCGTCGGCTTCGCCATGAACGGCCTGCTCCACGTCGTGATCGGCGTGATCGCCCTCGGCGTCGCGTTCGGAGGTGGAGGAGAGGCCGACCAGGGCGGTGCCCTCGGGCAGTTCGCGTCCCGCCCGGGCGGGGTCTTCCTCCTCTGGCTGATCGTCGTCGGGCTCTGGGGCCTCGGCCTCTTCCAGCTGCTCGAAGCCGCTCTCGTCCGCGGGACGGACAAGGACGCCTGGGCCGAGCGCGCGAAGGAGGGCGGCAAGGGCGTCGCCTACCTCGCCGTCGGGTTCACGGCCTTCACCTTCGCCCGGGGCTCGTCGTCGGACAGCTCGGGGCAGACCCAGACGCTCAGCGCCCGGCTGCTCTCCGCACCCGGGGGCGTCGTGCTCCTCGTCGTCGTCGCGCTCGCCATCGTGGCGATCGGGGCCTACTTCGTCGTGAAGGGCGTGAAGCAGAAGTTCCGCGAGGACCTCACGCTGCCGGGCGGTGCGGCGGGACGGGGCACGGTCGCCCTCGGCGTCACGGGGTACGTGGCCAAGGGGATCGCCCTGGGCGTGGTGGGCGTGCTGTTCGCGGTCGCGGCCGTCACCTCGGACCCGAGCGAGGCCACGGGGCTCGACGGCGCGCTGAAGGCCCTCGCGGCCCTCCCGTTCGGCGTGGTGGTGCTGACGGCCGTCGCCCTGGGGCTCATGGCCTACGGTGTGTACTGCGCCGTTCGGGCACGGCGCGCCCGCCTCTGA
- the recR gene encoding recombination mediator RecR yields the protein MYEGIVQELIDEFGRLPGIGPKSAQRIAFHIVQNESFDTSRLAELLVDVKTKVRFCEICGNVSEQETCNICRDPRRSPATICVVEEAKDVQAIERTREFRGLYHVLGGAISPIDGIGPDDLRIRQLVQRLADDTVQEVIIATDPNLEGEATATYLSRMLAPFGLRVTRLASGLPVGGDLEYADEVTLGRAFEGRRLVSE from the coding sequence GTGTACGAAGGCATCGTCCAAGAGCTGATCGACGAATTCGGTCGCCTCCCCGGCATCGGGCCCAAGTCGGCGCAGCGCATCGCGTTCCACATCGTGCAGAACGAGTCCTTCGACACGTCACGCCTCGCCGAGCTGCTCGTCGACGTCAAGACCAAGGTGCGTTTCTGCGAGATCTGCGGCAACGTCAGCGAACAAGAGACGTGCAACATCTGCCGTGACCCGCGTCGCTCGCCCGCCACGATCTGCGTCGTCGAAGAGGCCAAGGACGTCCAGGCCATCGAGCGCACCCGCGAGTTCCGCGGTCTGTACCACGTGCTCGGCGGGGCGATCAGTCCCATCGACGGCATCGGTCCCGACGATCTGCGCATCCGCCAGTTGGTGCAGCGTCTCGCCGACGACACCGTGCAAGAGGTCATCATCGCCACCGATCCCAACCTCGAGGGCGAGGCGACCGCGACGTACCTCTCCCGGATGCTCGCGCCCTTCGGTCTCCGGGTGACGCGACTGGCCTCGGGGTTGCCCGTGGGCGGCGACCTCGAGTACGCCGACGAGGTCACGCTCGGCCGCGCCTTCGAGGGCCGCCGGCTCGTCTCCGAATGA
- a CDS encoding DNA polymerase III subunit gamma and tau, translating to MVTALYRRYRPENFAELIGQTQVTDPLRTALRTNRVNHAYLFSGPRGCGKTTSARILARCLNCAQGPTDTPCGVCASCVELSRDGGGSLDVIEIDAASHNGVDDARDIRDRAVFAPARDRFKIFILDEAHMVTPQGFNALLKVVEEPPEHVKFIFATTEPDKVIGTIRSRTHHYPFRLVPPAQMLEYVHELCESESVEAAPGVLPLVVRAGGGSVRDTLSLLDQLMAGSEDGAIQYERAVALLGYTHASLLDDVVEALGARDGAAAFAAVDRVVQTGQDPRRFVEDLLERLRDLIVVGATVEGASAVLRGVTADELDRLVHQSHAFGAAELSRSADVVNRALTDMTGATSPRLHLELMIARVLVPESDQTGRGALARVERLERRVGVEGSGSGPSAVPGPSAAPSTQAAARPAEVRTAGRSTPPVAASAPSASAPSASAPSASPVEATPSTEAAGGPSAVESATASWATAAPSTSATRADQADSATPTEPAPPSAPHSAAWAQSPDTGQASGSGAAPVTLQQLRDSWPEIVEVVQKARRTAWMVVVTATVVDFVDDVLTLAFPSANDVESFKRPQGAAEGVSEYLRRAIVDVLGVKVKYIARVEGDGPAGPTPTGAPVDAAAPPATSGAPRETGRSTTPAPEAGRQPSGPASPGSAPSETGRATAPAATSSTPEASASPAPSPSLAPAPAAAPEAAARSGAPAPASAGRSGAPASASAGRSGGSTPVTGWDVAPIPQTPPPSPTNPSTSPKNRPAASRRSTPRLLRPRSTCPRLAPPPPPRRPPQRPPAHRPPPPVRVRRWPSVARRPVTRAGASPPGRATARPSCARSSGPSSSKKRRSPPGSRLREASSACTKASSKS from the coding sequence GTGGTCACCGCCCTGTATCGCCGTTACCGGCCAGAGAACTTCGCCGAGCTCATCGGGCAGACGCAGGTGACCGATCCGCTCCGCACGGCACTCCGCACCAACCGCGTCAACCACGCCTACCTCTTCAGCGGGCCGCGCGGTTGCGGCAAGACGACGTCCGCGCGCATCCTGGCCCGCTGCCTCAACTGTGCCCAGGGCCCGACCGACACCCCGTGCGGCGTCTGTGCGTCGTGCGTCGAGCTCTCACGCGACGGCGGCGGCTCGCTCGACGTCATCGAGATCGACGCGGCCAGCCACAACGGCGTCGACGACGCCCGCGACATCCGTGACCGGGCCGTGTTCGCCCCGGCTCGCGACCGCTTCAAGATCTTCATCCTCGACGAGGCCCACATGGTCACCCCGCAGGGATTCAACGCCCTGCTGAAGGTCGTCGAAGAACCGCCCGAGCACGTCAAGTTCATCTTCGCGACCACCGAGCCCGACAAGGTGATCGGCACCATCCGGTCGCGCACCCACCACTATCCGTTCCGCCTCGTGCCCCCGGCCCAGATGCTCGAGTACGTCCACGAACTCTGCGAGAGCGAGTCGGTCGAGGCCGCCCCGGGCGTGCTCCCGCTCGTGGTCCGTGCCGGCGGCGGGTCGGTGCGCGACACCCTTTCGCTCCTCGACCAGCTGATGGCCGGCAGTGAGGACGGCGCCATCCAGTACGAGCGCGCCGTCGCGCTGCTCGGGTACACCCATGCATCGCTGCTCGACGACGTCGTCGAGGCGCTGGGCGCCCGTGACGGCGCCGCGGCGTTCGCTGCGGTCGACCGCGTCGTCCAGACCGGGCAAGACCCTCGGCGGTTCGTCGAAGACCTGCTCGAACGCCTGCGCGACCTCATCGTCGTCGGAGCGACCGTCGAGGGTGCCTCGGCCGTGTTGCGGGGCGTCACGGCTGACGAGCTCGACCGTCTCGTGCACCAGTCGCACGCCTTCGGCGCCGCGGAGCTGTCGCGCTCGGCCGACGTCGTGAACCGCGCTCTCACCGACATGACCGGGGCCACCTCGCCGCGGCTGCACCTCGAACTGATGATCGCGCGCGTCCTCGTCCCCGAGAGCGACCAGACCGGCCGGGGCGCCCTCGCCCGGGTCGAGCGCCTCGAACGACGCGTCGGGGTCGAGGGCTCCGGCTCCGGTCCGTCCGCCGTGCCCGGTCCGTCCGCTGCCCCGTCGACGCAGGCGGCTGCCCGGCCGGCCGAGGTCCGGACGGCGGGTCGATCGACGCCTCCCGTCGCCGCGTCGGCCCCGTCCGCGTCGGCCCCGTCCGCGTCGGCCCCGTCCGCCTCGCCCGTCGAGGCCACGCCGTCGACCGAGGCGGCCGGTGGCCCGTCGGCCGTCGAGAGTGCGACGGCGTCCTGGGCGACGGCCGCTCCGTCGACCTCTGCCACCCGGGCCGACCAGGCCGACTCCGCCACGCCGACCGAACCCGCGCCTCCGTCCGCACCGCACTCGGCCGCGTGGGCACAGAGCCCCGACACCGGCCAGGCGTCCGGGAGCGGCGCGGCTCCCGTCACGCTCCAGCAGTTGCGTGACAGCTGGCCCGAGATCGTCGAGGTCGTCCAGAAGGCGCGGCGCACGGCCTGGATGGTCGTCGTCACGGCCACCGTCGTCGACTTCGTCGACGACGTGCTGACGCTGGCCTTCCCCAGCGCCAACGACGTCGAGAGCTTCAAGCGGCCGCAGGGCGCGGCCGAGGGCGTCAGCGAGTACCTGCGACGCGCGATCGTCGACGTCCTCGGCGTCAAGGTGAAGTACATCGCCCGCGTCGAGGGCGACGGGCCCGCGGGCCCGACCCCCACGGGTGCACCCGTCGACGCCGCCGCCCCTCCCGCCACGTCGGGTGCGCCGCGAGAGACCGGCCGGTCGACCACACCGGCGCCCGAGGCCGGACGCCAGCCGTCCGGGCCCGCGTCTCCGGGGTCGGCGCCGTCCGAGACGGGCCGGGCCACGGCCCCCGCCGCGACGTCGTCGACGCCCGAGGCCTCCGCGTCGCCGGCGCCGAGCCCGTCCCTGGCTCCCGCGCCGGCTGCGGCGCCCGAGGCCGCCGCGCGGTCCGGCGCCCCGGCGCCCGCGTCGGCGGGGCGGTCCGGCGCTCCGGCGTCCGCGTCCGCCGGGCGGTCCGGCGGCTCGACCCCCGTCACCGGGTGGGACGTCGCCCCCATCCCGCAGACCCCGCCCCCGAGCCCGACGAACCCGAGCACATCACCGAAGAACCGCCCGGCGGCGTCCCGACGGTCGACGCCGCGCCTCCTCCGCCCGAGGTCGACGTGCCCCCGGCTCGCCCCGCCGCCGCCGCCCCGTCGCCCTCCACAGCGGCCACCAGCACACCGACCGCCTCCGCCGGTGCGGGTCCGTCGGTGGCCGAGCGTCGCGCGGCGACCGGTGACCCGCGCCGGGGCATCCCCGCCGGGTCGCGCTACGGCGAGGCCGTCGTGCGCGAGATCCTCGGGGCCCAGTTCATCGAAGAAGAGACGATCGCCCCCCGGGTCACGCCTCAGAGAAGCGAGTAGCGCGTGTACGAAGGCATCGTCCAAGAGCTGA